The segment TGAGAAGTTTCCTTACTGACAAGGAACATCCAATAGTCGAGAGATGGGAATCAGAGGAAGAACCTGAGGCAGAAGAAGATGTAGAGGAAGAAGCAGCAACATTTGCAGCACCGGCTATGATGCAGGCAGCAATGCCAATGCAGGGTATGCCAATGATGATGCCACCTTCATCCGGAACTGGCGGTGTCAAGATCATCCTCAAGAATGCAAAGGTCAGCATAGACAAAGTGATAATCCAGAAAAAGGAGTAAACGAGGCCTTCTGTGACAAAAGTAATTGCAATAACAGGTAAGGGTGGAACAGGGAAGACTGCAACAACCAGTCTTCTCATCCGCCATCTTACAAGAACTGATAAGCTTGTCCTCGCTATCGACGCAGACCCGGATACAAATCTTCCGGAGACCCTTGGTTGCGAGACTATCAAGACAGTCGGTGATATGAAACAGTTCATGCAGGATGAAAGGGACAACTTCCCTCCTGACATTAACAAGGAATCCATCTTCGAATCAAAGATCTATGAGATCCTTGAGGAGATGCCCAAGTACGACCTTATCGTAATGGGTCGTCCAGAAGGCTCAGGATGCTACTGTTATGTCAATAACCTGCTTCGTGGTATCATGGACAAGGTCGTAAAGAACTATGATGTTGTCATTCTCGATACGGAAGCAGGACTTGAGCATTTCAGCCGTAAGATCATTCGTGATGTTGATGATCTCATCGTGGTTACCGATGGCTCAAGACGTGGTCTGAGGACCGCCGAGCGCATAAGGGAACTTACCGAGGAGCTTGAGACCAATATAAAGAATATCTATGTTGTTGCGAACAAAGTCACAGATGCCAATAAGGAAGAAATCAAGAAAACTGCAAAAGATCTTGATCTCGAACTCATCGGAACTGTTCCGATGGACAGCATGATCGCAGAAAGAGACCTTAAAGGGTTACCCCTTTTCGACCTTCCTGACGAGTCTGTTGCTGTACAAGAGGTTGGAAGGATCGCGGAGAAACTTGGTTTGTAAGAACTTTCATTACTTCACTTAATCAAATGGTGGAATTCATATGTCAAATAAGATGAAATTATCAGGTCTTACTGATATCCTTAAAGATCTTGATGTCGAGTCACTTGAAGGAGTGACCATAGAAGGAGACATTGAGCTTGATATCAGTGGAGGCGGAGGTCTTAATCCTGCTATGGCCTATGCACTTGGTCATGAAGCTGCACAGATCTCATTACATGTCGCAAATATCGCAAGGATGCTGGGATACCCTGTAGACCAGCTTTTCGCTGCATCCATGGGCGGACTTCCACAGGCACCTGTAGCCGGACAGTCCAGGATACAGGACCTCATTCCTGCAAAGTTCGATGTTTCTAAGATGAGTGAATGGGCAACTCCTATCCAGGAAGTGACCCTTGGTGCTACATCAGCAGATGGTGGTTCAAGGAAGAGCACTGTCACTCTTGGTGGAGAGAATGCACTTCCATATTACTTCGATGCTGAAATGCCACACCGCAACTACGTCACAATGGATGTCTTCGATATGCCTATCGGAATGGCAAAATCTGTCAAAGGCAACTATGAAGATGTTATCAACGATCCTGCAGAATGGGCAAAGAAGGTCGTACGTGACTTCAACGCAGATATGGTAACAATACACCTTATCTCAACAGATCCTCTGATCAACGATACACCTGCAAGGGAAGCAGCAAAGGTCGTAGAGGATGTCCTTCAGGCAGTTGACGTACCTATCGTCATTGGTGGTTCAGGTAACCCACAGAAGGATCCTGAGGTTCTTGAAAAGGCAGCTGAGGTCGCAGAAGGCGAGCGTGTGCTTCTGGCATCTGCAAGTCTCAACCTTGATTACGAAAGGGTTGCAAAGGCTGCAACAGACCACGGTCATGCAGTACTTTCCTGGACACAGCTTGAGATCAACGCACAGAAGGAACTTAACAGGAAGCTCATGAAGCAGTGCGGAGTCCCAAGGGACAGCATCGTAATGGACCCGACAACCGCAGCTCTTGGTTACGGTCTGGACTATGCTTACACTAACATGGAACGTATAAGGCTTGCAGGTCTTATGGGTGATGAAGAACTGACATTCCCAATGTCTTCCGGTACTACCAATGCATGGGGTGCCCGTGAGTCATGGATGAAGGAATCACCACTAAGCCAGGATTCCGACTGGGGTCCACGTGAGTACAGAGGTCCTATCTGGGAGATCGTTACAGGTCTTACACTCTCACTTGCAGGAAACGATATGTTCATGATGATGCATCCAACATCTGTACAGGTTCTCAAAGAGATCACACAGACACTCTATGGTTCCATTGAGGCAGATGAGATCGACATTACCAACTGGATCGGAGCGGAGGTGTGAAAAATGAAAATTAACAGCCCTCTTGAAGCTTATAAATTCCTTCCGGGCACCAACTGTGGTGAGTGTGGCGAAACATCCTGTATGGCATTTGCATCCCACCTTATTGACAGGTCATTGAAAGCTACTGATTGTACTCCTCTTGTAAGTGAAGAGAAGTACAAGAAGAAATATGCTGAGCTTGAAGCACTTCTTGCACCTGAGATCAGGGAAGTTGTGATCGGTGTCGGTGAAAAGGCAGTAAGCATTGGTGGCGATGATGTATTGCACCGCCATAAACTTACATTCTTCAACAAGACTGCATTCGCATACGATGTCTGGGACACTATGGATGAGAAGGACCTTGTTGAAAGGGTGAACAAGATACAGGACTTCAAGAAATTCTATGTAGGAGATTTCCTGACACTTGACATGATCGCAGTGCGCAGCATTTCAGACGATCCTGCAAAGTTCGCAGCAGCAGTAAAGAAAGTAATGGAAACCACTGATTTCCCAATGGTCCTCTGTTCATTCAATCCTGAAGTTCTCAAAGCAGGACTTGAGGTGGCAGCAGAAAAGAGACCACTTCTTTATGCAGCTAACAAGGACAACTGGCAGGATGTTGCAGCTCTTGCACAGGAATACAATGTTCCTGTGACAGTGTTCGCACCAAACGATCTTGACATGCTCAAGTCACTGGCCAAGACATTCTCAGAAAATGGTATTGAGGATGTTGTCCTCGATCCGGGAACATTCCCAACAGGCAAGGGACTGAGAACAACCTTCCAGAACTTCCTGAAGATCAGAAGGGCAGGCATCAATGGTGACCGTGACATTGCATTCCCTATCATGGCAGTACCTCTTACAGCATGGATGGCACACGATGACGATGTCAGTGCATCCTACTGGGAAACCGTGGTTGCATCAGTATTCACTGTCAAGTACGGCGATATCATGATACTCCATAGTATTGAGGGATACGCACAGTTACCAGAGGTTCACATCCGTGACACCATCTACACCGACCCACGTAAGCCGGTCACAGTAGATCCGGGAGTCTATGAGGTAGGTTCACCAACAGCAGATTCACCTCTGCTTGTCACAACTAACTTCGCCCTTACATACTACACTGTAGAGAGTGACTTGTCATCCAATGGTATTGACTGTTACCTCACAGCTATCGACACCGATGGTATTGGTGTGGAAGCTGCTGTAGCAGGCGGTCAGCTCACAGCTGCAAAGATCAAGAAGGGACTGGATGATGCCGGCTTCGACATGAAGGAGAAGCTCAACAACAATGTAGTTGTACTTCCGGGACTTGCAGCACGTCTTCAGGGTGATGTTGAGGACGAGACTGGTGCCGCTGTTATGATCGGTCCGGCAGATTCAGGAAGACTTCCTGGCTGGATGGAACAGAACTGGCCACCAAAGAAATAAATCAATTTATACTATCCGTGTCAGCTCTGACACGGAAAACCTTTTTTTTATTGTATTACCATTTATCTAGCTATGGCTAAAATCGAACCAAAGCGAACTTTTCTAAAACGTC is part of the Methanococcoides orientis genome and harbors:
- a CDS encoding ATP-binding protein, which encodes MTKVIAITGKGGTGKTATTSLLIRHLTRTDKLVLAIDADPDTNLPETLGCETIKTVGDMKQFMQDERDNFPPDINKESIFESKIYEILEEMPKYDLIVMGRPEGSGCYCYVNNLLRGIMDKVVKNYDVVILDTEAGLEHFSRKIIRDVDDLIVVTDGSRRGLRTAERIRELTEELETNIKNIYVVANKVTDANKEEIKKTAKDLDLELIGTVPMDSMIAERDLKGLPLFDLPDESVAVQEVGRIAEKLGL
- the cdhD gene encoding CO dehydrogenase/acetyl-CoA synthase subunit delta, which encodes MSNKMKLSGLTDILKDLDVESLEGVTIEGDIELDISGGGGLNPAMAYALGHEAAQISLHVANIARMLGYPVDQLFAASMGGLPQAPVAGQSRIQDLIPAKFDVSKMSEWATPIQEVTLGATSADGGSRKSTVTLGGENALPYYFDAEMPHRNYVTMDVFDMPIGMAKSVKGNYEDVINDPAEWAKKVVRDFNADMVTIHLISTDPLINDTPAREAAKVVEDVLQAVDVPIVIGGSGNPQKDPEVLEKAAEVAEGERVLLASASLNLDYERVAKAATDHGHAVLSWTQLEINAQKELNRKLMKQCGVPRDSIVMDPTTAALGYGLDYAYTNMERIRLAGLMGDEELTFPMSSGTTNAWGARESWMKESPLSQDSDWGPREYRGPIWEIVTGLTLSLAGNDMFMMMHPTSVQVLKEITQTLYGSIEADEIDITNWIGAEV
- the acsC gene encoding acetyl-CoA decarbonylase/synthase complex subunit gamma — translated: MKINSPLEAYKFLPGTNCGECGETSCMAFASHLIDRSLKATDCTPLVSEEKYKKKYAELEALLAPEIREVVIGVGEKAVSIGGDDVLHRHKLTFFNKTAFAYDVWDTMDEKDLVERVNKIQDFKKFYVGDFLTLDMIAVRSISDDPAKFAAAVKKVMETTDFPMVLCSFNPEVLKAGLEVAAEKRPLLYAANKDNWQDVAALAQEYNVPVTVFAPNDLDMLKSLAKTFSENGIEDVVLDPGTFPTGKGLRTTFQNFLKIRRAGINGDRDIAFPIMAVPLTAWMAHDDDVSASYWETVVASVFTVKYGDIMILHSIEGYAQLPEVHIRDTIYTDPRKPVTVDPGVYEVGSPTADSPLLVTTNFALTYYTVESDLSSNGIDCYLTAIDTDGIGVEAAVAGGQLTAAKIKKGLDDAGFDMKEKLNNNVVVLPGLAARLQGDVEDETGAAVMIGPADSGRLPGWMEQNWPPKK